Part of the Pseudomonas chlororaphis genome, TGGGCGGTGTCGTCGGCGTGTTCCTGGCGCTGGACCTGTTCATGTTCTTCTTCTTCTGGGAAATGATGCTGGTGCCGATGTACTTCCTCATCGCGCTCTGGGGTCACAGTTCCTCGGACGGCAAGAAGACCCGGATCTACGCGGCGACCAAGTTCTTCATCTTCACCCAGGCGTCCGGCCTGATCATGTTGGTGGCGATCCTTGGCCTGGTGCTGGTCAACTTCAACAACACCGGCGTGATCACCTTCAACTACGCCGACCTGTTGAAAGTGCAGATGTCGCGCACCACCGAGTACGTGCTGATGCTGGGCTTCTTCATCGCGTTCGCGGTGAAGCTGCCGGTGGTGCCGTTCCACTCCTGGCTGCCCGACGCCCACGCCCAGGCGCCGACCGCCGGTTCCGTGGACCTGGCCGGTATCTTGCTCAAGACCGCGGCCTACGGCCTGCTGCGCTTTGCCCTGCCGATGTTCCCCAACGCCTCGGCCGAGTTCGCGCCCATCGCCATGACCTTGGGCCTGATCGGGATTTTCTACGGTGCGTTCCTGGCGTTCGCCCAGACCGACATCAAGCGCCTGATCGCCTTCTCCAGCGTCTCGCACATGGGCTTCGTACTGATCGGTATCTACTCCGGCAGCCAGCTGGCCCTGCAAGGCGCGGTGATCCAGATGCTCGCCCACGGCCTGTCGGCGGCGGCGCTGTTTATCCTCAGCGGCCAGTTGTACGAGCGCCTGCACACCCGCGACATGCGCGAGATGGGCGGCGTCTGGTCGCGCATCGCCTACCTGCCGGCCATCAGCCTGTTCTTCGCGG contains:
- a CDS encoding NADH:ubiquinone oxidoreductase subunit M, producing MILPWLILIPFIGGLLCWIAERSSSTLPRWIALLTMSLELALGLWLWATGDFTFAPAPGAEPTWALEFKHLWIARFGISVHLALDGLSLLMILLTGLLGILSVLCSWKEIQRHVGFFHLNLMWILGGVVGVFLALDLFMFFFFWEMMLVPMYFLIALWGHSSSDGKKTRIYAATKFFIFTQASGLIMLVAILGLVLVNFNNTGVITFNYADLLKVQMSRTTEYVLMLGFFIAFAVKLPVVPFHSWLPDAHAQAPTAGSVDLAGILLKTAAYGLLRFALPMFPNASAEFAPIAMTLGLIGIFYGAFLAFAQTDIKRLIAFSSVSHMGFVLIGIYSGSQLALQGAVIQMLAHGLSAAALFILSGQLYERLHTRDMREMGGVWSRIAYLPAISLFFAAASLGLPGTGNFVGEFLILIGSFVSAPWITAIATSGLVFGSVYSLIMIHRAYFGPAKSDEVLRGMDARELIMVLGLAVLLVYLGVSPQPFLDTSAATMHGVQQWLGTAFSQLASAR